ccttatctcttcattcTTTGCTCTGAGGTCCTCTATGCCCTATGCCATCAAGCCCAAACCAGAGGAACCCTACAAGGCATCAGAGTAGCAAAAAAGAGCCCAAGAGTGAACCACTTGATGTTTGCTGACGATACTCTCTTCTTCTGTCGAACCAATCAGCAAAGCATCtccacctttcaaaatatcattcTTCTCTACGAGCAGGCCTCAGGACAAAAAATCAATAAACGCAAATCAGGAATCACTTTCTCAAAGAAAGCCCCACAAGACTTGAAAGAGAGAGTCAAACTCTAACTGGATATCACTACAGAAGGCGGAACTGGCAAGTACCTTGGGGTGCCTGAGCACTTTGGCCGCATGAAACGAGACATCTGCACTGGCATAGTTGATCAAATCAGACAGAAAGCAAAAGGGTGGTCTACAAGACACCTCTCCCCGGCTGGGAAAATGACACTCCTCAAAGCTGTCCTCTCAGCAATGCCTAACCACTCCATGTCCTGCTACAAATTGCCTAAATCCTTGTGTAAGAGAATCCAATCTGCGCTCATCAGATTCTGGTGGGATTCAAAACCTGATGAGAGAAAGATTTCATGGGTAGCATGGTCAACAATGACGAAATCAAAACGAGATGGAGGCTTAGGATTTAGAGACATCCAATGTTTTAACGACGCCTTGCTAGCTAAGCTGAGCTGGAGGATTATGAATTCACCTGAGTGTTTGCTAGCCAGAATCATGAAAGGAAAATACTTCCCGTACCAAGACCTCCTCCAAGCTACCGCCCCAAACTCTTGCTCCCACGGTTGGCGGGGTATTTTGATAGGCAGAAACCTCCTTCGCGACCACTTAGGTTGGGCCATTGGTGATGGTGAATCCGCAAGTGTGTGGAAAGACTTGTGGCTCTCAACCTCCGCGTGTGAATGCCCTATTGCCCCACCAACAAAAGACTCAGAATTTATCAAAGTCGCTGGGCTTTTCCTATCAAGCGAAAGAGAATGGGACGCTGGGAAGGTCCAAGCACTGCTCCCGCACCTGAAAGACAACATTTTGAGCATCAAACCTAGCAAAAAAGGGGGACCAGACAAAAGAATCTGAGTGAAGAAGACATCAGGAGTGTACATCACGAAAGCAGGTTACTACGCAGCGCTTGAAGCAAAGAACAACGAAGCTATAATGACTAT
This genomic stretch from Brassica napus cultivar Da-Ae chromosome C9, Da-Ae, whole genome shotgun sequence harbors:
- the LOC125592516 gene encoding uncharacterized mitochondrial protein AtMg00310-like, with translation MKRDICTGIVDQIRQKAKGWSTRHLSPAGKMTLLKAVLSAMPNHSMSCYKLPKSLCKRIQSALIRFWWDSKPDERKISWVAWSTMTKSKRDGGLGFRDIQCFNDALLAKLSWRIMNSPECLLARIMKGKYFPYQDLLQATAPNSCSHGWRGILIGRNLLRDHLGWAIGDGESASVWKDLWLSTSACECPIAPPTKDSEFIKVAGLFLSSEREWDAGKVQALLPHLKDNILSIKPSKKGGPDKRI